GCAACATAGTCTACATTCCGGTATGTTCCAATGTCTTTCCAGATCCTATCGAGCGCGTAAAGGTCACACACAAGCTTTAGGACCTCCCGTGTTTTTTCATCAGGGCAACTGCATAAGCGTTCGTTATCAATTGTGGTTAGAATAAATTGGCAGAGGTTTGAAAAGAGGTATGAAAGGCATCTGAGTGATGAGCAGACTTAGATAGCACAGGTTGAGACTAATTAATTTGTTGTGGTAAAACAAAACAGCAACaaggtagcaggagtcaaggaTATCTATATCAGCATCATATAATTATATAAATGACTAAGTACTCTCAGCTACAGTATTCTTGATGGTTCGAGAAAGAATTCTACCACTCACGCATAAAGAAACAGAACCAAAGCTGGGTGTGAAAAATGAAATCAGGACAAATGCAATATTAGAATTTTACCTTTTTACTGATTCAATGAAGTTTGCAAGGATCACAGACTCAATGTGTGACTCTGCAAGTGTGAGGAGATGATTCAAACATCTGTTCCATGCGCCAAAACCGCCAAGCGTCTTGCTGTGTTTCTGAAGTCGAGCAGCAACACTATGCAGCAACCGAGATGTCCGATACTGAGGAGAAAGTTTGTCTAATCAGTACAGGAAGTTTGAGAGAGCTCTCAGAAACTATGAATAATGGACTCACTCTGAAGGCATCCAGCTGGAAATTAGGATCCCGCAGATGATCTTCCCCTTCCCATCGGGCAGTGACAGGATTAGGCTGGGATAGGTAGGTACCCATGGAGTCTCTCAAGTAATTCCAGGTAACTGAGAGTGTACCTCCCTTAAATTTCTCCTGATATTGCTTCAAGAGATCTCCAGCAACCTACAAGAGCATGGGAAGAAGCACATCATTGAAGGAAAAATAACTTCATAGCATTTTTAGAAACTGATCCAAACTTCCTCTGAACACAGATTATATGAGAAAACCTGCCCCCTCAAATATTGTCAAGTCTGAAAATAGGCCATCAGCTGGCTTTGTAAAGGATATGCTGATCAGTACCTGCTGCAGAAGAACTGTGTTGTCCCCCTCAAATGTTTGGAATATATCATGGTCATTGCGCAGTGCTCCAAAACGATTTACAGCAGCATAACCATGGCCACCACATGCTTCTCTGCATATGCTTATAGACTTCGCTGTATATGAAGTTATATAAGCTTTCAATCCAGATGAAAGAACATGCACGTCAGCAATAAGATCCTCATCGTTGGATTTCTTCATTTCTGAATACTTATCCACCAATTGGACTGTGGCAAAGTGAAACGCATATGAAGATGCTAACATGGGCATTAGTTTGTGCTGGTGAGACTGATAGTCCAACACACTGATTTCGGGCTGCTTAGGTGGACCAAATTGGTGGCGCAGAAGAGCATACCTCACGGCAATTGTTACTGCAACTTTGAGCACACCAACAGAACAGTATGCAATACCGACTCGTCCACCAACAAGCTCCCCAAGGGTTGCTGCAAATCTTTTGTTAATTGTGGGGAGACTGCTTGTGTATTTTCCGTCTCGTGAGACATCACCAAACCGGTTCAGAAGATTATCTCTGGGTATCCTAACTGAGCGGAATCTCAGTGCACCATTGTCTACACCATTCAGGCCTATCTTGTGCCCACAGTCATTGATCTCGATTCCAGGAAGAACAGCATGAGTTTCAAGGTCCCGTATGGGGACAATGAATGCGTGAATGCCCATATCAGCAGGTTCTCCTCCTTTTCCTTGAAGGGGCAAAATTAACCTTGCAAAGACAGTAGCAAATTTTCCATGAACTGCAGCATTGCCAATCCACCACTTAATAGCCCCATCATTGGGGGTGTTAATGATGAACtcatcagtaacagtatcaaaTGTAGCAGTAGTCTGTAGGGCTTGGACATTCGATCCTGTTTAAGTGAAAAGATAAATAATGTAAGAGGAATATGGTGACAGAGAGCTTTGGAATAGGTAACTGTGTTTTAGGTGCTGGGTTCAAGCACTACTGCACACCATTC
The genomic region above belongs to Panicum virgatum strain AP13 chromosome 8N, P.virgatum_v5, whole genome shotgun sequence and contains:
- the LOC120684567 gene encoding acyl-coenzyme A oxidase 2, peroxisomal-like gives rise to the protein MPPPAGASRSGAGSEEPESPAARRLRRLSLHLLHLEPSPAPADQAAGPALAPAACAGRARRVEGGADVAAALAAYLRGRHRAAQLRLFDFLRARPDLQTPVELATAAHRELCFRQLRALVRDAGVRPLTLMATDPAEYFAVMEAAGGADISLGVKLGVQYSLWGGSVINLGTKKHRDKFFDGIDNLDYPGCFAMTELHHGSNVQALQTTATFDTVTDEFIINTPNDGAIKWWIGNAAVHGKFATVFARLILPLQGKGGEPADMGIHAFIVPIRDLETHAVLPGIEINDCGHKIGLNGVDNGALRFRSVRIPRDNLLNRFGDVSRDGKYTSSLPTINKRFAATLGELVGGRVGIAYCSVGVLKVAVTIAVRYALLRHQFGPPKQPEISVLDYQSHQHKLMPMLASSYAFHFATVQLVDKYSEMKKSNDEDLIADVHVLSSGLKAYITSYTAKSISICREACGGHGYAAVNRFGALRNDHDIFQTFEGDNTVLLQQVAGDLLKQYQEKFKGGTLSVTWNYLRDSMGTYLSQPNPVTARWEGEDHLRDPNFQLDAFRYRTSRLLHSVAARLQKHSKTLGGFGAWNRCLNHLLTLAESHIESVILANFIESVKSCPDEKTREVLKLVCDLYALDRIWKDIGTYRNVDYVAPNKAKAIHKLTDYLSYQVRLVAKELVDAFDLPDLIIRAPIGMQSEAYAQYTQYVGF